The Epinephelus lanceolatus isolate andai-2023 chromosome 11, ASM4190304v1, whole genome shotgun sequence genome window below encodes:
- the LOC117264686 gene encoding protein Aster-B isoform X7, whose protein sequence is MVEKGSSDQASDRSPTTPEQQQTSQHQRTCSQSLHPTNASTRSGGKNSKKSQSWYNVLSPTYKQRNEDFRKLFKQLPDTERLIVDYSCALQRDILLQGRLYLSENWICFYSNIFRWETLLMVRLKDICSMTKEKTARLIPNAIQLCTDNEKHFFTSFGARDRTYMMMFRLWQNALLEKPLCPKELWHFVHQCYGNELGLTSDDEDYVPPDEDFNTMGCCPSPWCRYCEELPVEETNEQGNDTSNALAKNTEAKPDVSPILPHKAFPNNATPELPSTDSSVPQYDLAPVEDVSSPLPDADLLTLPMLENRSSQQMSPHSSHVPSPSPDLNDNEDLPTELSDSSETHDEGEVQAFHEDLSGRQYVNEVYKIGVDKMYDLLFTESEFMRDFREQRRFSDVVYHPWRKEQDGNQTREIMYTLALNNPLAPKTATVTETQTLYKASQDNECYIIDAEVIAHDVPYHDYFYTLNRYMLTRVAKNKCRLRVSTELRYRKQPWGLVKGFIERNFWSGLDEYFRHLELELNKLDVLLVDPHRQSPKNKALRTGTSRRRKRTLVHHLRTPGNMDAALSPVTTPEDEEDIHHIKHVAGSTQTRHIPDAPGGLTFYSFSRLLLLISLVLILVVVLNVMLFYKLWMLEYTTQSFTASQEMRPEERPPQTQLEWVQLMDSQQRYHDDELQKWRDIIKSSLLLLDKLRDSLLNLHKSIGLRDYNSESDKRRNQYH, encoded by the exons GTACTGAGTCCCACCTATAAGCAGCGCAATGAGGACTTCAGGAAGCTTTTCAAGCAGCTGCCCGACACTGAGCGCCTCATTGTGG ATTATTCCTGTGCCCTGCAGCGGGACATCCTCCTGCAGGGACGCCTCTACCTCTCAGAGAACTGGATTTGTTTCTACAGCAACATCTTCCGATGGGAAACCTTG CTGATGGTACGATTGAAGGACATCTGCTCTATGACCAAGGAGAAGACGGCCCGCCTCATCCCCAACGCCATCCAGCTTTGCACTGACAATGAAAAG CACTTTTTCACCTCATTTGGGGCGAGGGACCGGACATACATGATGATGTTCAGACTGTGGCAGAATGCCCTGCTAGAGAAG CCTTTATGTCCAAAAGAGCTGTGGCACTTTGTCCATCAGTGTTACGGTAATGAACTTGGCCTGACCAGTGATGATGAGGATTACGTTCCTCCTGATGAGGACTTCAACACCATGGG CTGCTGTCCGTCTCCGTGGTGCAGGTACTGTGAAGAGCTGCCCGTGGAGGAAACCAATGAGCAGGGCAATGACACCAGCAACGCCCTCGCCAAGAACACTGAGGCCAAACCTGATGTCAGCCCCATCCTGCCCCACAAAGCCTTCCCCAACAATGCTACGCCAGAGCTGCCCAGCACTGACTCTTCAGTTCCT CAGTACGACCTGGCACCTGTGGAGGATGTATCCAGCCCTCTCCCAGACGCAGACCTCTTGACCCTCCCCATGCTCGAGAACCGCAGCAGCCAGCAGATGAGCCCGCACAGCAGCCACGTCCCTTCACCGTCACCGGACCTCAACGACAATGAGGACCTGCCCACCGAGCTCAGTGACTCATCTGAGACGCATGACGAAG GTGAGGTGCAGGCTTTCCACGAGGACCTGAGTGGCAGGCAATACGTCAACGAGGTGTACAAGATTGGTGTGGACAAGATGTATGACTTACTTTTCACTGAGTCTGAGTTCATGAGGGACTTTAGGGAGCAGAGGAGATTCTCAG ATGTGGTGTATCACCCCTGGAGGAAAGAGCAGGATGGTAACCAGACAAGAGAGATCATGTACACCCTCGCCCTGAATAATCCTCTGGCTCCCAAAACAGCCACAGTCACTGAGACACAG ACTCTGTACAAGGCGAGCCAGGACAATGAGTGCTACATTATCGACGCAGAGGTGATCGCCCATGACGTGCCCTACCACGACTACTTCTACACTCTCAATCGCTACATGCTCACCAGAGTAGCCAAGAACAAATGTCGTCTTAG GGTGTCGACAGAGCTTCGTTACAGGAAGCAGCCATGGGGGCTTGTGAAGGGCTTTATTGAGAGGAACTTCTGGAGTGGCCTAGATGAGTACTTCAGGCACTTGG AATTGGAGCTGAATAAGTTGGATGTGCTGTTAGTGGATCCTCACAGACAGTCGCCCAAGAACAAGGCTCTGAGGACGGGCACTAGCCGGAGGAGGAAACGAACGCTCGTCCATCACCTGAGAACGCCGGGGAATATGGACGCTGCCTTGAGCCCTGTCACCACgcctgaggatgaggaggacatCCACCACATCAAACATGTGGCAG GTTCCACACAGACCAGACACATACCTGATGCTCCAGGAGGCCTCACATTCTACAGCTTCTCCAGACTGCTGCTTCTCATCAGCCTTGT CCTGATACTGGTGGTGGTTCTAAACGTAATGTTGTTCTACAAGCTGTGGATGCTGGAGTACACCACACAGAGTTTCACTGCATCGCAGGAAATGAGACCAGAAGAAAG ACCACCTCAGACCCAGCTGGAATGGGTGCAGCTCATGGACTCCCAGCAGCGTTACCATGACGACGAGCTCCAGAAGTGGAGAGACATAATCaaatcatcactgctgctgcttgatAAG CTAAGAGACTCCCTTCTCAACCTCCATAAAAGCATTGGCCTCAGGGACTACAACTCTGAGTCGGACAAAAGGAGAAACCAGTATCACTGA
- the LOC117264686 gene encoding protein Aster-B isoform X6: MKGRMADSNKSSLYEDKNTGQDKRRIKRRKMTPAQNQSLSAVHSEAETNWEHGLERGAEQLAQWYKWDRASEQVPAVLSPTYKQRNEDFRKLFKQLPDTERLIVDYSCALQRDILLQGRLYLSENWICFYSNIFRWETLLMVRLKDICSMTKEKTARLIPNAIQLCTDNEKHFFTSFGARDRTYMMMFRLWQNALLEKPLCPKELWHFVHQCYGNELGLTSDDEDYVPPDEDFNTMGCCPSPWCRYCEELPVEETNEQGNDTSNALAKNTEAKPDVSPILPHKAFPNNATPELPSTDSSVPQYDLAPVEDVSSPLPDADLLTLPMLENRSSQQMSPHSSHVPSPSPDLNDNEDLPTELSDSSETHDEGEVQAFHEDLSGRQYVNEVYKIGVDKMYDLLFTESEFMRDFREQRRFSDVVYHPWRKEQDGNQTREIMYTLALNNPLAPKTATVTETQTLYKASQDNECYIIDAEVIAHDVPYHDYFYTLNRYMLTRVAKNKCRLRVSTELRYRKQPWGLVKGFIERNFWSGLDEYFRHLELELNKLDVLLVDPHRQSPKNKALRTGTSRRRKRTLVHHLRTPGNMDAALSPVTTPEDEEDIHHIKHVAGSTQTRHIPDAPGGLTFYSFSRLLLLISLVLILVVVLNVMLFYKLWMLEYTTQSFTASQEMRPEERPPQTQLEWVQLMDSQQRYHDDELQKWRDIIKSSLLLLDKLRDSLLNLHKSIGLRDYNSESDKRRNQYH, from the exons atgaagggCAGGATGGCAGATTCAAATAAATCAAGTTTGTACGAGGACAAAAACACGGGACAAGACAAAAGGCGGATAAAACGAAGAAAGATGACGCCAGCGCAGAATCAGAGTTTATCAGCCGTGCACTCAGAAGCTGAAACAAACTGGGAGCATGGTTTGGAGCGTGGAGCAGAGCAGCTGGCCCAGTGGTACAAGTGGGACCGGGCCTCAGAGCAGGTCCCTGCT GTACTGAGTCCCACCTATAAGCAGCGCAATGAGGACTTCAGGAAGCTTTTCAAGCAGCTGCCCGACACTGAGCGCCTCATTGTGG ATTATTCCTGTGCCCTGCAGCGGGACATCCTCCTGCAGGGACGCCTCTACCTCTCAGAGAACTGGATTTGTTTCTACAGCAACATCTTCCGATGGGAAACCTTG CTGATGGTACGATTGAAGGACATCTGCTCTATGACCAAGGAGAAGACGGCCCGCCTCATCCCCAACGCCATCCAGCTTTGCACTGACAATGAAAAG CACTTTTTCACCTCATTTGGGGCGAGGGACCGGACATACATGATGATGTTCAGACTGTGGCAGAATGCCCTGCTAGAGAAG CCTTTATGTCCAAAAGAGCTGTGGCACTTTGTCCATCAGTGTTACGGTAATGAACTTGGCCTGACCAGTGATGATGAGGATTACGTTCCTCCTGATGAGGACTTCAACACCATGGG CTGCTGTCCGTCTCCGTGGTGCAGGTACTGTGAAGAGCTGCCCGTGGAGGAAACCAATGAGCAGGGCAATGACACCAGCAACGCCCTCGCCAAGAACACTGAGGCCAAACCTGATGTCAGCCCCATCCTGCCCCACAAAGCCTTCCCCAACAATGCTACGCCAGAGCTGCCCAGCACTGACTCTTCAGTTCCT CAGTACGACCTGGCACCTGTGGAGGATGTATCCAGCCCTCTCCCAGACGCAGACCTCTTGACCCTCCCCATGCTCGAGAACCGCAGCAGCCAGCAGATGAGCCCGCACAGCAGCCACGTCCCTTCACCGTCACCGGACCTCAACGACAATGAGGACCTGCCCACCGAGCTCAGTGACTCATCTGAGACGCATGACGAAG GTGAGGTGCAGGCTTTCCACGAGGACCTGAGTGGCAGGCAATACGTCAACGAGGTGTACAAGATTGGTGTGGACAAGATGTATGACTTACTTTTCACTGAGTCTGAGTTCATGAGGGACTTTAGGGAGCAGAGGAGATTCTCAG ATGTGGTGTATCACCCCTGGAGGAAAGAGCAGGATGGTAACCAGACAAGAGAGATCATGTACACCCTCGCCCTGAATAATCCTCTGGCTCCCAAAACAGCCACAGTCACTGAGACACAG ACTCTGTACAAGGCGAGCCAGGACAATGAGTGCTACATTATCGACGCAGAGGTGATCGCCCATGACGTGCCCTACCACGACTACTTCTACACTCTCAATCGCTACATGCTCACCAGAGTAGCCAAGAACAAATGTCGTCTTAG GGTGTCGACAGAGCTTCGTTACAGGAAGCAGCCATGGGGGCTTGTGAAGGGCTTTATTGAGAGGAACTTCTGGAGTGGCCTAGATGAGTACTTCAGGCACTTGG AATTGGAGCTGAATAAGTTGGATGTGCTGTTAGTGGATCCTCACAGACAGTCGCCCAAGAACAAGGCTCTGAGGACGGGCACTAGCCGGAGGAGGAAACGAACGCTCGTCCATCACCTGAGAACGCCGGGGAATATGGACGCTGCCTTGAGCCCTGTCACCACgcctgaggatgaggaggacatCCACCACATCAAACATGTGGCAG GTTCCACACAGACCAGACACATACCTGATGCTCCAGGAGGCCTCACATTCTACAGCTTCTCCAGACTGCTGCTTCTCATCAGCCTTGT CCTGATACTGGTGGTGGTTCTAAACGTAATGTTGTTCTACAAGCTGTGGATGCTGGAGTACACCACACAGAGTTTCACTGCATCGCAGGAAATGAGACCAGAAGAAAG ACCACCTCAGACCCAGCTGGAATGGGTGCAGCTCATGGACTCCCAGCAGCGTTACCATGACGACGAGCTCCAGAAGTGGAGAGACATAATCaaatcatcactgctgctgcttgatAAG CTAAGAGACTCCCTTCTCAACCTCCATAAAAGCATTGGCCTCAGGGACTACAACTCTGAGTCGGACAAAAGGAGAAACCAGTATCACTGA